The nucleotide window TTTCCTCGCGACTTCTGGGCGATAGCTGTACGGCCGCGACACCGATGCAGCCGGTTGAACCGGCGCCGCTCGATGAACAATAAGTGACTGCGCCCCGGTACACCTATCTGAGCCGCCGCGCCACCTGTTTGACGGACACTGTCGGAACGCATTTGGGCGGATCGGGCCACGACCGCTAAGCTGACTCGGCGTTGCCGGACTTGAGTCGGCAACCTGCGCCCGTGGCTCAACGGATAGAGCATCTGACTACGGATCAGAAGGTTGGGGGTTCGAATCCCTCCGGGCGCGCCAGCGACAAACCCGCCCTGACTAGGGCAATCACCTCCCCGCCGATCCTCGCAGCGAGCCTGATTTCTCATCACGCACCGCCTTGGGAGCCAGACTGGGAGCCAACGGTCCCAAACAGGGCCGTACTCATCGCCTTCGACGCCTCACGTTTGTGCCCTTCGACCAGGTGTCCGTAGATGTCCTTCGTGATCGCGATGCTGGCGTGTCCGAGGACTTCTGAGACCACGTAGAGGTCGGTTCCCTGAGCCAACATGAGCGATGCGCCCGAGTGGCGAAGCTCGTGCGGATGCCAGTGCCCGAGTCCCGCCTTCGTCGTCAACCGGGCGAACACGTGGGAGAAGTTGTCCGGATCCAGCGGCGTCCCGATCTCGGTCGGGAAGACGAGACCGTGGTCCTGCCAAGCTGCGCCCGCAGCGATCCGCTCCGCCGCCTGTCGACCGCGGTGTTGCTTCAGCAGTTCGACCAGTTCAGGCGTCAGGAACAGCGTCCGGCGCGACCGCCGCGTCTTCAGCTCGCCAATCTCGAGCCGGGTCTTTCGCTTCGATTCTGTCCGATCTTTGACGCGTTTGACGCCGTGCGTCACCCGAAGCGTCATCGCATCGGCATCGAACGCCGACCAGTGAAGGCCCAAAGCCTCGCCCCGGCGCAGCCCGAACGCCAGCATGATCGAGATCAGCGCGCGATGTCGATGGGTCTTGATCGTGTCGAGCAGCTCCCGGGCCTGATCCACCGACATGGATCGTCCCTCGCCGGCATCCAGCCGCGGAGCGCCCGACAGTGCCGCCACGTTGCGGAGGATGACACCTTCCCGCTCCGCCTGGGTCAGCGCACGGCGCAGCACCGAACGCATGATGCGGATGCTGTTCGCGCTGTATCCCTGCTGCCGCTTCGACTGCCACAGTGCATCGACTTGGCTCACAATCAGCTTCCGAACGGGAATCCGACCCAGCCCCGGAACCAGGTGCAACCGCACCGTGTCCGCATAGCTGTCGGCAGTCTTTGCCGACACTCGGCCATCCAGCGAGAGCACCCAGCGATCAAGGAATGCTCCGGTCGTCAGCCGATCACTTGGTGCAGATACTCCTGCGTCCAACTCGCGGCGCAGCTCGCGGAGTTTGCGAACCACCTCGGCCCTCGAACGACCGCTGACCTTCTTCCGAAGCCTGCGGCCATTCACGCCGTAGCCAAGATCAACAGCGCCCCGCCATCGATCACCGTCGCGGTACACGGAGTCCTCGCCAGAGCTCCGACGCGTCATGACGACTCCTGATGCCCCGAGACGAAGTCGTGCAACGCCTCCGTCGATATCCGGCGAGAGCCACCGATCTTCAAGGACCGGAGCTCTCCAAGCCGAATCAGCTCGTACACCTTGCTCCGGCCGACGCGAAGCAACGCCGCCGCCTCCTCGGGCGTCACCAACAAAGCCAACCCATCGGGACCGGCACCACCTGCATCGCCGGTCGGCGCCGCAAACAGATCCATACTCGGAACACCCATGATCAAGAGTCCTTTCCGGTTGGGGGAGTGGCCTCCCCGACTTGTGATGGTCTGGTCCCCGGGCCGCGCGTCAAGGGCACTTCGTGTCCTTCGGATTCGCTGCGCTCACCCTTGACCCACGGCCCGGGGACCGCAAACTGGCTGGCTATCGGGGAGGCCACCCTGTGGTCACCCTCTTGGTCTCTGTTTCCTGGCGTTGGCTGGTCCGACGTTTCATGATCAATTGCCGAAACACCGTCCACAGGTTCGCGTTGTTTGGCTGCCTCGTACTGCTCCCGCCATCGGGCGCGCTCGTTCACCGACTGCAGAATCGTCCACACGTAGCCGGCATGATCAACTTTGGAATCGGACCACACGAATCGGGGTCGGCCGTCGGGCAAGGTGATCGACGCGGCGAGGCGTTCGATCTCCGGCGCGAGGATGCCCGCGTTCAGCAGTGCCTCGCGGACAACGGTGGCGCGGTCGGCACGGTGCTCTTGCAACGTCTTGCCCGACCATTGCCGCGATACCAGCACCCGCCGGCCGCCGATGCCCAGGTTCTCGCGATCGTGCGCCTTCGATGCGCAGGCACCTGGGCTGAGCCCGGGGCCGGCGTTCTTGGGTTGGATCCCGAAGCGGAGCCAGTTGGCGCATCGCTCACTGCAGGGCAGGTAGGTCAGTTCCTGATGGAGCCGGTTGACGTGCGCCTCGTATTCAAGATCAACATCGTCCCCGTCGACGTAGGCCGAGGCGATCGACTTCGCCAGGTACTTGGTCAGGTAACGGATCGCGCGATCGGCGTCCTCGCTCGGCGCGACGATCCCGGCCATGTCCAACTGCGGGCCCAGTCGCAGCACGTGCGCCGGCCGTGCCTGCTCGTCGAGGTTGGCGATGGCCTGATCCCAGCTGGGCAGTACCTCACCGGAGTCGGGATCGACGTAGTCGTGTCCGTCCCAGACCGGCGCCCTGTTCACGTAGATCGGGTGGTCAAATTGCGGCCACCACACCTGCGCGTAGGTCCCCGGGCAACTTGCCGGATCGTCTCTCGCGGGATAGCGCCACGAATTGCCGCGTGCAGATGCGGAGCGAGTCGTTTCTGCGGTTCCACGGCGGCGAAGTACTGCACCTTGAACCCGGCACAGCGGCGCAGGTTCTGCCAGAACCGGTCCACCAGCTTCGGGAAGTGCAGCGCATCCAACGCGGCGCGGCGGTAGTCGTACGTGCTCGGATCGACCGGGGCACCGTTGGGTTTCACCTTCCCGTACGAGGGAAGCGTGATCGTGACGAACATGCTCGGCCGGTACCGGCGCCCGTCGGGGGTCTCGAACACCCTTCCCACGGTCCGGTCCTCGACGGGGACTCGAGGGAGATCAGCGGCATCCTGTCGACGCCGTGTTGACCGGACCCGACGAGCGCCGGAGTCGTCAAGATCATCATCGGCGCTTTCAAGATCATCATCGTCATCCATACTCTCGCGGGTCGGTTGCCCGGCGTCTGGTTCGATGTCGCGGTGCCATCCCTCTGCGCATTGCTGGATCCGGAGCCGGCGGGCCTTGTCCGCACACGATGGGCAGACCGATTCGCGAGTGGACCCGCAGGGCAGCGCGACTCGAGTTTCCTGGCCGGTCTGCTGATCGAGCACTCGCCGCAGCAACGGCCGAATGCAGACCTTCTGCTCCACCGCCAGCTCCCGTGCCATCTCCGGGGTGATCCGGGGCATCGTCGCGACGCTCATGCCGCCACCTCACTCGCGTCCACACTTGCGGCATGTTGGCGGCCGGCCTCGACAATCCGGTCGTCGGTGACGTAGAAAAACCGCACTCGGCGGGGCTCGGCAATCCCGTCGACCACGACGTAGCCCACTCCCGGCAGACGTTCAGGGATCCGGTCGGCGAATGCCCCACGAGCTCGGGCGCCTTGGCCCAGCACCAACCCGACCTGTTCTGCCTCGCTGACGCGCAGCGCGATCCGGGTCGGGAACAGGTCCCGCATCGGCAGTACTTCCTTGCGGGGATCCTGCACGGCACCCAGGACCACGACGCCGACCGCTCGGCCCTGTGACAGCAGCAGCCCGAGTGCGGTCTCGATCCTCTTCTTCAGCGTGCGATCGGCTACCCAGCCGGACAGAGCAGCCAGCTCGTCGATCACGATGATCAACAACGGCTCATCCACACTCGGCTCGTGCAGCCGAGTCACGCCCCGCAGCAGATCC belongs to Microlunatus elymi and includes:
- a CDS encoding replication initiator, whose product is MNRAPVWDGHDYVDPDSGEVLPSWDQAIANLDEQARPAHVLRLGPQLDMAGIVAPSEDADRAIRYLTKYLAKSIASAYVDGDDVDLEYEAHVNRLHQELTYLPCSERCANWLRFGIQPKNAGPGLSPGACASKAHDRENLGIGGRRVLVSRQWSGKTLQEHRADRATVVREALLNAGILAPEIERLAASITLPDGRPRFVWSDSKVDHAGYVWTILQSVNERARWREQYEAAKQREPVDGVSAIDHETSDQPTPGNRDQEGDHRVASPIASQFAVPGPWVKGERSESEGHEVPLTRGPGTRPSQVGEATPPTGKDS
- a CDS encoding replication initiator — translated: MSVATMPRITPEMARELAVEQKVCIRPLLRRVLDQQTGQETRVALPCGSTRESVCPSCADKARRLRIQQCAEGWHRDIEPDAGQPTRESMDDDDDLESADDDLDDSGARRVRSTRRRQDAADLPRVPVEDRTVGRVFETPDGRRYRPSMFVTITLPSYGKVKPNGAPVDPSTYDYRRAALDALHFPKLVDRFWQNLRRCAGFKVQYFAAVEPQKRLAPHLHAAIRGAIPRETIRQVARGPTRRCGGRNLTTRST
- a CDS encoding helix-turn-helix domain-containing protein, whose amino-acid sequence is MGVPSMDLFAAPTGDAGGAGPDGLALLVTPEEAAALLRVGRSKVYELIRLGELRSLKIGGSRRISTEALHDFVSGHQESS
- a CDS encoding tyrosine-type recombinase/integrase, yielding MVRKLRELRRELDAGVSAPSDRLTTGAFLDRWVLSLDGRVSAKTADSYADTVRLHLVPGLGRIPVRKLIVSQVDALWQSKRQQGYSANSIRIMRSVLRRALTQAEREGVILRNVAALSGAPRLDAGEGRSMSVDQARELLDTIKTHRHRALISIMLAFGLRRGEALGLHWSAFDADAMTLRVTHGVKRVKDRTESKRKTRLEIGELKTRRSRRTLFLTPELVELLKQHRGRQAAERIAAGAAWQDHGLVFPTEIGTPLDPDNFSHVFARLTTKAGLGHWHPHELRHSGASLMLAQGTDLYVVSEVLGHASIAITKDIYGHLVEGHKREASKAMSTALFGTVGSQSGSQGGA